The stretch of DNA CGCCAGCATGCCACGCTCAGGCGACAGCAGCGTACCGATGCGCTCGCCCGCCTTGAGACGATCCAGCACCCGCTCAATCCGACCGCCAACGATGATGGTATGCGCGCCGGAACGCGCCGCCAGCCGTGCCGCACGCAGCTTGGTCTGCATGCCGCCACGCCCCAGGGCACCGCCGACACTGCCAGCCACCGCATCCAGCGCCGGATCATCGGCACGCGCTTCGTAAATCAGCTGGGCCTCAGGGTTATTGCGCGGGTCAGCGTCGAACATGCCGTCGCGATCCGTGAGGATCACCAGCAAATCAGCCTCAACCAGGTTGGCCACCAGCGCTGCCAGGGTGTCGTTGTCACCGAAGCGAATCTCGTCGGTCACCACGGTGTCATTCTCGTTGATCACCGGGATCACCTTGAGTTCAACCAGGGCACGCAGGGTGCTGCGGGCGTTCAGGTAGCGCTTGCGGTCGGACAAGTCGTCATGGGTCAGCAGAATCTGCGCCGTGTGGCGCCCGTGCTCGGCAAAGCTGGACTCCCAGGCCTGCACCAGGCCCATCTGACCAATGGCAGCAGCGGCTTGCAGCTCGTGCATCGCGCTGGGTCGCGCGGTCCAGCCAAGGCGGCTCATGCCGGCGGCAACCGCCCCGGACGACACCAACACCAA from Pseudomonas sp. NC02 encodes:
- the proB gene encoding glutamate 5-kinase, whose amino-acid sequence is MRSKVTGAQRWVVKIGSALLTADGKGLDRAAMSVWVDQMVALHEAGVELVLVSSGAVAAGMSRLGWTARPSAMHELQAAAAIGQMGLVQAWESSFAEHGRHTAQILLTHDDLSDRKRYLNARSTLRALVELKVIPVINENDTVVTDEIRFGDNDTLAALVANLVEADLLVILTDRDGMFDADPRNNPEAQLIYEARADDPALDAVAGSVGGALGRGGMQTKLRAARLAARSGAHTIIVGGRIERVLDRLKAGERIGTLLSPERGMLAARKQWLAGHLQTRGTLVLDAGAVSALSQGNKSLLPVGVKLVQGSFRRGEMVVCVAPDGREIARGLANYSALEAQKIIGQSSEAIVGLLGYMAEPELVHRDNLILV